A part of Amycolatopsis lurida genomic DNA contains:
- a CDS encoding DEAD/DEAH box helicase, whose protein sequence is MSETVERDRGELGAPPAAKDSTARPLRAWQRRALTKYLTKKPQDFLAVATPGAGKTVFGLRIAAELLSDRTVERITIVAPTEHLKHQWAASAAAAGIAIDSNFRNGTGVTSRDYQGVAVTYAQVAAHPTLHRVRTENRKTLVILDEIHHGGDAKSWGDAIREAFTPAVRRLALTGTPFRSDDSPIPFVTYEADGSGFQRSKADHAYGYADALADGVVRPVVFLAYSGEASWRTSAGEEFTARLGEPLTAEQNARAWRTALDPAGEWIPSVLQAADTRLAQLRANGIPDAGGLVIATDQDSARAYAKILERISGQTPTVVLSDDPKASGRIKEFSDSTDRWLVAVRMVSEGVDVPRLAVGVYATSASTPLFFAQAIGRYVRSRKPGETASVFLPSVPVLLELASELEAQRDHVLGKPHREKEGWDDELLAQANRTEDEPGEEEKAFTSLGASAELDQVIYDGNSFGTAVFSGSDEEQEYLGLPGLLEPDQVRALLRKRQEEQLSDEKRRKPKAEEAAPVARPQSVSERLGSLRKELNALVGVHHHRTKKPHGAIHNELRRVCGGPPTAMASVEQLEERIVTLRSW, encoded by the coding sequence CTCCCGCGGCGAAGGACAGCACGGCCCGCCCGCTGCGTGCCTGGCAGCGGCGAGCGCTGACGAAGTACCTCACGAAGAAACCGCAGGACTTCCTGGCCGTCGCGACGCCGGGCGCGGGCAAGACGGTGTTCGGACTCCGGATCGCCGCCGAGCTGCTGAGCGACCGGACCGTCGAGCGGATCACCATCGTCGCGCCGACCGAGCACCTGAAGCACCAGTGGGCCGCCTCGGCCGCGGCCGCCGGGATCGCGATCGACTCGAACTTCCGCAACGGCACCGGCGTCACCTCGCGTGACTACCAAGGGGTCGCGGTGACCTACGCGCAGGTCGCCGCGCATCCGACGCTGCACCGCGTGCGCACCGAGAACCGCAAGACCCTGGTCATCCTCGACGAAATCCACCACGGTGGTGACGCGAAGTCGTGGGGCGACGCGATCCGCGAGGCGTTCACCCCCGCCGTCCGTCGTCTCGCGCTCACCGGGACGCCGTTCCGCAGCGACGACTCGCCGATCCCGTTCGTCACCTACGAGGCCGACGGCTCGGGTTTCCAGCGCAGCAAGGCCGACCATGCCTACGGCTACGCCGACGCGCTCGCCGACGGCGTGGTCCGGCCGGTCGTCTTCCTCGCCTACTCCGGTGAGGCCTCCTGGCGCACGAGCGCGGGGGAGGAGTTCACCGCGCGGCTCGGCGAGCCGCTGACCGCGGAACAGAACGCACGGGCCTGGCGCACGGCGCTCGACCCCGCCGGGGAGTGGATCCCGTCGGTGCTCCAGGCCGCGGACACGCGTCTCGCGCAGCTCCGTGCCAACGGCATCCCGGACGCGGGCGGTCTGGTGATCGCCACCGACCAGGATTCGGCGCGCGCCTACGCCAAGATCCTGGAGCGCATCTCCGGCCAAACCCCGACGGTCGTCCTCTCCGACGATCCCAAGGCGTCCGGGCGGATCAAGGAGTTCTCCGATTCGACCGACCGTTGGCTCGTCGCGGTCCGGATGGTGTCCGAAGGCGTCGACGTGCCGCGGCTGGCGGTCGGCGTCTACGCCACGAGCGCGTCGACCCCGCTGTTCTTCGCACAGGCCATCGGCCGGTACGTGCGTTCGCGCAAACCCGGCGAGACCGCTTCGGTGTTCCTGCCGAGCGTGCCGGTGCTGCTGGAGCTGGCCAGCGAGCTGGAGGCGCAGCGCGACCACGTCCTCGGCAAGCCGCACCGCGAGAAGGAGGGCTGGGACGACGAACTCCTGGCCCAGGCCAACCGCACCGAGGACGAGCCGGGCGAGGAGGAGAAGGCGTTCACCTCGCTGGGTGCCTCCGCCGAGCTCGACCAGGTCATCTACGACGGCAACTCCTTCGGCACCGCGGTGTTCTCCGGCTCCGACGAGGAGCAGGAATACCTCGGCCTGCCCGGGCTGCTGGAGCCGGACCAGGTCCGCGCCCTCCTGCGGAAGCGGCAGGAGGAGCAGCTCTCCGACGAGAAGCGGCGCAAGCCCAAGGCCGAGGAAGCCGCTCCGGTCGCGCGGCCGCAGTCGGTCAGCGAGCGGCTCGGCAGCCTGCGCAAGGAGCTGAACGCGTTGGTGGGCGTGCACCACCACCGGACGAAGAAGCCGCACGGCGCGATCCACAACGAACTGCGCCGGGTCTGCGGCGGCCCGCCGACCGCGATGGCTTCGGTGGAGCAACTCGAAGAGCGGATCGTCACCCTGCGTTCCTGGTGA
- a CDS encoding sugar ABC transporter substrate-binding protein codes for MRSRTLTLLAATVGAGLVLSACGANTADSGSGNSSQSAPAPGGAAAGGKVGVILPETATSARWESFDKPFLTKALKDAGFDADVQNAQGDVQKFTTLADGMIAQNVKVLIIAAINGEVGAAVARKAQAAGIPTIDYDRLNLGGSSDYYVSFDNEKVGQLQGQGLADALKDKKGAEVVMIEGAPTDNNATLFANGQKSVLQPKFAAGDLKLVREQAIDNWDNQKGGQTFEQILTDNKGRVDGVVAANDGLAGAVITVLKKNGLNGKVPVTGQDATADGLMAILRGDQYMTVFKPIKEEAEAAAKLAVLLAKGDKAGADALATGKAKDPKGNREVKSVLLEPKLTTKDGVKEVVTQGYVKAAEICGGDLAAACTQLGIS; via the coding sequence ATGCGCAGCAGAACCCTTACCCTCCTCGCCGCGACGGTGGGCGCCGGCCTGGTGCTCTCCGCCTGTGGCGCCAACACCGCCGACTCGGGCAGTGGCAACTCCTCGCAGTCCGCACCCGCCCCCGGCGGTGCCGCCGCCGGTGGCAAGGTCGGCGTCATCCTGCCGGAGACCGCCACCTCCGCGCGCTGGGAGTCCTTCGACAAGCCGTTCCTGACCAAGGCGCTCAAGGACGCGGGCTTCGACGCCGACGTCCAGAACGCCCAGGGCGACGTCCAGAAGTTCACCACGCTGGCCGACGGCATGATCGCGCAGAACGTCAAGGTCCTGATCATCGCCGCCATCAACGGCGAGGTCGGCGCGGCGGTCGCCCGCAAGGCGCAGGCCGCGGGCATCCCGACGATCGACTACGACCGCCTGAACCTCGGCGGCAGCTCCGACTACTACGTCTCGTTCGACAACGAGAAGGTCGGCCAGCTTCAGGGCCAGGGTCTCGCCGACGCGCTGAAGGACAAGAAGGGCGCCGAGGTCGTCATGATCGAGGGTGCCCCGACCGACAACAACGCGACGCTGTTCGCCAACGGCCAGAAGTCCGTGCTGCAGCCGAAATTCGCCGCCGGCGACCTGAAACTCGTGCGGGAACAGGCCATCGACAACTGGGACAACCAGAAGGGCGGCCAGACCTTCGAGCAGATCCTGACCGACAACAAGGGCAGGGTCGACGGCGTCGTCGCCGCGAACGACGGTCTCGCCGGCGCGGTCATCACCGTGCTGAAGAAGAACGGCCTCAACGGCAAGGTCCCGGTCACCGGCCAGGACGCCACCGCGGACGGCCTCATGGCGATCCTGCGCGGCGACCAGTACATGACCGTCTTCAAGCCGATCAAGGAAGAGGCCGAAGCCGCGGCGAAGCTCGCCGTCCTGCTGGCCAAGGGCGACAAGGCGGGCGCCGACGCGCTGGCCACCGGCAAGGCGAAGGACCCGAAGGGCAACCGCGAGGTCAAGTCCGTGCTCCTCGAGCCGAAGCTGACCACCAAGGACGGCGTCAAGGAGGTCGTGACGCAGGGCTACGTCAAGGCGGCCGAGATCTGCGGCGGCGACCTGGCCGCGGCGTGCACGCAGCTCGGTATCTCCTGA
- a CDS encoding ATP-binding cassette domain-containing protein, translated as MSEPILELKQLNKSFGPVHVLHDVDFNVRAGEVTALVGDNGAGKSTLVKSIAGIHGYDSGTVTFQGKQVNIHGPRDAADLGIEVVYQDLALAENLDIVQNMFLGRERGSKWLLDEASMEKAARETLASLSVRTVKSVRTPVSALSGGQRQTVAIAKSVLWDSKVVLLDEPTAALGVAQTRQVLDLVRRLAEQGLGVVLISHNMADVFEVADRIAVLYLGRLVAEVHTKDVTHGQVVELITAGRSGDLGLARPEAAVL; from the coding sequence ATGAGTGAACCCATCCTCGAACTGAAGCAGCTGAACAAGAGCTTCGGGCCGGTCCACGTCCTCCACGACGTGGACTTCAACGTGCGCGCCGGCGAGGTCACCGCGCTGGTCGGCGACAACGGTGCCGGTAAGTCCACTTTGGTCAAGTCGATCGCCGGAATCCACGGCTACGACTCGGGAACGGTGACGTTCCAGGGCAAGCAGGTGAACATCCACGGCCCGCGCGACGCCGCGGATCTCGGGATCGAGGTCGTCTACCAGGACCTCGCGCTGGCCGAGAACCTCGACATCGTGCAGAACATGTTCCTCGGCAGGGAACGCGGCAGCAAATGGCTGCTCGACGAGGCCAGCATGGAAAAGGCCGCCCGCGAGACGCTCGCCTCGCTCTCGGTCCGCACCGTGAAATCGGTCCGTACGCCCGTTTCGGCCCTCTCGGGCGGGCAGCGGCAGACCGTCGCGATCGCCAAGTCCGTGCTGTGGGACTCGAAGGTCGTCCTCCTCGACGAGCCCACCGCCGCGCTCGGTGTCGCGCAGACCCGCCAGGTGCTCGACCTGGTCCGCCGCCTCGCCGAACAGGGCCTCGGCGTCGTGCTGATCAGCCACAACATGGCCGACGTCTTCGAGGTCGCCGACCGTATCGCGGTGCTCTACCTCGGCCGTCTCGTCGCCGAAGTGCACACCAAGGACGTCACCCACGGCCAGGTCGTGGAACTGATCACCGCCGGTCGCTCCGGCGACCTCGGCCTTGCCCGCCCCGAAGCCGCCGTCCTCTGA